From a single Lolium rigidum isolate FL_2022 chromosome 7, APGP_CSIRO_Lrig_0.1, whole genome shotgun sequence genomic region:
- the LOC124678497 gene encoding uncharacterized protein LOC124678497, with amino-acid sequence MSCCLRRAAVPVKRVWLGLRWRLRRRRSGLGELTREVRTCEYDDVHVMWGLLSGMDGSAPRKYVYVPVPEDSGALAAAAASTGAKRRRKRRADAESAAWSRLFSSCCAF; translated from the coding sequence ATGTCGTGCTGCCTTCGCCGTGCTGCGGTGCCGGTgaagcgtgtgtggctcggcctcCGCTGGCGGCTCCGGCGCCGGCGAAGCGGCCTGGGCGAGCTGACGAGGGAGGTGCGGACGTGCGAGTACGACGACGTGCACGTCATGTGGGGGCTGCTCAGCGGCATGGACGGCAGCGCGCCGCGCAAGTACGTCTACGTACCGGTACCGGAAGACTCGGGCGccttggccgccgccgcggcctccaccGGGGCGAAACGGCGGAGGAAAAGGAGGGCCGACGCCGAGTCGGCCGCGTGGAGCCGCCTCTTCTCCTCCTGCTGCGCCTTCTGA